CGCGCCAGCGTCGACGTGGCCGAAGCGCTCCACGAACGCGCCCACGAGCTCTGCTACATCGCCAAGGCGGTGAACTTCCCGGTGCACTGCTCGCCGACCACGCGGATCGCGAACTGAGCGCGGTCAGCCCTCGTCGGCGGCGCGGCGCTGACGCTCCCGGAGGATGCGCTGGCGGGCCTGGTAGTCGCGCATGCGCTGCGGGTAGCCGACCTTGGCCACCTCGTAGAGCGGGATGCCGAGCTTGCGGGTCAGCCGGTGCGCCCCGGCCGGGCCGTCCACGCGGCGGCGGGTCCACTCACCGTCGTGCGCGATGAGCATCAGCGTCGTCTCGGTGACCGTGGTGCGCGGTTCCAGGTAGGCCTCGACCCCTCGGTGCTGCTGGGCCCAGGTGGTCAGGTGCTCGACGTCCGCCGAGGTCGCGCCGCGCACCTCACCGGCACGGCGCCTGCGGAACCGGTCGAAGAGGCCCACTGCGCTTCGCCTCCAGTCGACATCCGAACAGCAGCCTGCGACCGATGGTGCCATCACTGGTGTGGGGGACGTGTCAAATTCACCCGGGCTCCCCCGCGGCGCGATGCAGTGCAGATCACCCAGCCCACGTCGCGTCGGCGTGTCCCGTGGTGACAAGATGGCTCCCAGGTGCCCGTGACCGACCATCCGGTCCGGTGAAGCGCTGTCAGCGAGTCCACGATGCCTGTCGAGGAGTGCGAAGTGACCGACACGTCCGCCGATCTAGTCATTCTCGGTGGCGGTTCGGGCGGCTACGCCTGCGCCTTCCGCGCAGCCGAGCTAGGCCTGTCCGTCGTCCTGGTCGAAAAGGACAAGCTCGGTGGCACCTGCCTGCACCGAGGCTGCATCCCGACCAAGGCGCTGCTGCACGCCGCGGAGGTCGCCGACTCCGCGCGCGATGCCGACCAGTTCGGCGTGAAGACCGCCCTCGAGGGCATCGACATCGACGGCGTCAACAAGTACAAGGACGGCATCATCGCCGGCCTGTACAAGGGGCTGCAGGGCCTGGCCAAGGCGCACAAGGTGACCTTGGTCGAGGGCGCGGGCACCCTGGTCGACGCCAACACCGTCGAGGTGAACGGCACCCGCTACACCGGCAAGAACGTGGTGCTGGCCACCGGTTCCTACTCCAAGACGCTGCCCGGCCTGGAGCTGGGCGGGCGGATCATCACCAGCGAGCAGGCGCTCAACCTCGACTTCGTGCCGAAGAAGGTCGTGGTGCTGGGCGGCGGCGTGATCGGCGTGGAGTTCGCCAGCGTCTGGCGCTCCTTCGGCGCCGACGTGACCATCGTCGAGGCCCTGCCGCACCTGGTGCCCAACGAGGACGAGTTCGTCTCCAAGCGCCTGGAGCGGGCCTTCCGCAAGCGCGGCATCACCTTCAAGACCGGTGTGAAGTTCACCGGCGCCGAGCAGACCGACTCCGGGGTCACGGTCAGCCTGGAGAACGGCGACATCCTCGACGCCGACGTGCTGCTGGTCGCGGTCGGCCGCGGCCCGAACACCGCGGGCCACGGCTTCGAAGAGGCCGGGGTGCACCTGGAGCGCGGCTTCGTCCGCACCGACGAGCGCCTGCGCACCAACCTGCCGGGCGTCTACGCGGTCGGTGACATCGTGCCGGGCCTGCAGCTGGCGCACCGCGGCTTCCAGCAGGGCATCTTCATCGCCGAGGACATCGCCGGGCTCAACCCGCAGCCCATCGACGAGGCCGGCATCCCGCGCGTGACCTACTGCCACCCCGAGGTCGCCTCGGTGGGCCTGACCGAGGCCGCCGCCAAGGAGCAGTACGGCTCGGTGCAGACCTTCACCTACGACCTGGCCGGCAACGGCAAGAGCCAGATCCTCAAGACCCAAGGCGCGGTCAAGCTGGTCCGCGTGCCCGACGGCCCCGTCGTCGGCCTGCACCTGGTCGGCGACCGCGTCGGTGAGCTCATCGGCGAGGCGCAGCTGATCTACAACTGGGAAGCGCTGCCGGAGGACGTCGCTCCGCTGGTGCACGCCCACCCGACCCAGACCGAAGCCCTGGGCGAGGCGCACCTCGCCCTGGCCGGCAAGCCGCTGCACGTGCACGGCTGACGTCGGCTCCGCAGTCAGCCAGGCACCCCGCCACACCCACGAGGAGTCAGCAGAGAGATGGCCTTCTCCGTCCAGATGCCGGCGCTCGGCGAGAGCGTCTCCGAAGGCACGATCACCCGGTGGCTCAAGCAGGAGGGTGACACCGTCGAGGTCGACGAACCCCTGCTCGAGGTCTCCACCGACAAGGTCGACACCGAGATCCCGTCGCCCGCCGCAGGCGTGCTGCAGCGGATCATCGCCAAGGAGGACGACACGGTCGAGATCGGCGCCGAGCTCGCCGTGATCGGCGACGCCAGCGAGGCGTCGGCGCCCGCCCCGGCCGAGCAGCCCGCCCCGGCCGCCGAGGAACCGGCCCCCGCCGCCGAGCAGCCCGCCCCGGCCCAGCCCGCTCCGGCGCCCGCCGCCCCGGCCGGCGGCGCGCAGGGCACCGACGTGACCATGCCCGCGCTCGGTGAGAGCGTCACCGAGGGCACCATCACCCGGTGGCTCAAGCAGGTCGGCGACACCGTCGAGGTCGACGAACCCCTGCTCGAGGTCTCCACCGACAAGGTCGACACCGAGATCCCGTCCCCGGCGGCGGGCACCCTGCTGGAGATCGCGGCCAACGAGGACGACACCGTCGAGGTCGGCGCCAAGCTCGCCGTGATCGGCTCCGCGGAGGCGGCCCCGGCCGCGGCGCCGCAGCAGCCGGCCCCCGAGCCCCCGGCTCCGCAGGCCGCCGAGCCGCAGGCCCCGCAGGCGGCTGCTCCGTCGGCTCCGGCCGCGCCCGCGGCCCCGGCCCCGGCGCCCGCCGCTGCCCCGGCCCCGGCCG
This region of Saccharopolyspora hordei genomic DNA includes:
- a CDS encoding oxidoreductase, producing the protein MGLFDRFRRRRAGEVRGATSADVEHLTTWAQQHRGVEAYLEPRTTVTETTLMLIAHDGEWTRRRVDGPAGAHRLTRKLGIPLYEVAKVGYPQRMRDYQARQRILRERQRRAADEG
- the lpdA gene encoding dihydrolipoyl dehydrogenase, which codes for MTDTSADLVILGGGSGGYACAFRAAELGLSVVLVEKDKLGGTCLHRGCIPTKALLHAAEVADSARDADQFGVKTALEGIDIDGVNKYKDGIIAGLYKGLQGLAKAHKVTLVEGAGTLVDANTVEVNGTRYTGKNVVLATGSYSKTLPGLELGGRIITSEQALNLDFVPKKVVVLGGGVIGVEFASVWRSFGADVTIVEALPHLVPNEDEFVSKRLERAFRKRGITFKTGVKFTGAEQTDSGVTVSLENGDILDADVLLVAVGRGPNTAGHGFEEAGVHLERGFVRTDERLRTNLPGVYAVGDIVPGLQLAHRGFQQGIFIAEDIAGLNPQPIDEAGIPRVTYCHPEVASVGLTEAAAKEQYGSVQTFTYDLAGNGKSQILKTQGAVKLVRVPDGPVVGLHLVGDRVGELIGEAQLIYNWEALPEDVAPLVHAHPTQTEALGEAHLALAGKPLHVHG